In Bombus pascuorum chromosome 13, iyBomPasc1.1, whole genome shotgun sequence, a single genomic region encodes these proteins:
- the LOC132913607 gene encoding DNA-directed RNA polymerase III subunit RPC5 yields MCSTSKMENESDPVVKEIPVFLSKTLADKLFIFQYPVRPSGEGYDNTTFLKTSIKPENQEVRIEVAIDTHSVNYDQSKGEQIAINADGDTNIDQEDDEKTFDNNLMDKTVLQSSRALPNCSNYGIGIFQDGELHITPLRGIIQLRPEFNYLDKSDKYVRDDAKNMGEDYEEEEEGLKQVNVVFARQKPEFIKKKQEQSFQHHTKKSLEERWIHTNYVPVNGAQAELTRLEMFCSATDETVNTLNISTEQYIDLLVPRIKDESKSGITNPTTSINYIRTLPLLDQVKTLMKDAKVISFAQLRLILSPDQETTAVLKYLQQVAVLVQGNWVVSSELLYPKDSISSHNGIPAELMCRARDYVLLSFTEHEFLKRKTISSVIKLPPDEIKEIFTNLAVHEPKKGWHLVIPPTKEFIERYPEIAQRQEMFWEAKRKHLREAMEVHNQIPQRQRRKSNRESVGSENEERNVGRGRKTLRDSSMSDNDSVMEPVKHKKTIRSRKASETT; encoded by the exons ATGTGTAGTACTAGTAAGATGGAAAATGAGAGTGATCCCGTGGTTAAAGAG ATTCCAGTGTTTCTTTCAAAAACACTCgcagataaattatttatttttcaatatcccGTCCGTCCTTCTGGGGAAGGTTATGACAACACCACTTTCTTAAAAACTTCAATAAAGCCAGAGAATCAGGAAGTGCGCATAGAAGTAGCAATAGATACACATAGTGTCAATTATGATCAAAGTAAAGGCGAACAAATCGCAATAAATGCTGATGGAGATACAAACATTGATCAAGAAGATGATGAAAAGACATTTGACAA TAATCTTATGGATAAAACAGTATTACAGTCTTCTCGTGCATTACCAAACTGTTCTAATTATGGAATTGGTATTTTCCAAGATGGAGAATTACATATAACACCATTAAGAGGAATTATTCAGTTGCGTCCAGAGTTTAACTATCTAGATAAAAGTGATAAATATGTAAGAGACGATGCCAAAAATATGGGTGAAG attatgaagaggaagaagaaggtcTAAAACAAGTCAATGTAGTCTTTGCTAGACAAAAGCCTGagtttataaaaaagaagcaGGAGCAATCTTTTCAACATCATACCAAAAAAAGTTTAGAAGAAAGATGGATTCATACAAATTACGTTCCAGTAAATGGCGCTCAGGCAGag cttACACGTTTAGAAATGTTTTGTTCTGCTACTGATGAAACTGTAAATACGTTGAATATATCAACTGAACAATATATAGATCTGTTAGTACCACGAATAAAAGATGAATCGAAGTCAGGTATTACTAATCCAACTACATCTATCAATTATATTAGAACTTTACCTCTTCTTGATCAAGTTAAAACACTTATGAAAGATG CCAAAGTAATATCCTTTGCACAGTTGAGGTTAATTTTATCACCAGATCAGGAAACAACAgctgttttaaaatatttgcaacaagTAGCAGTTTTAGTACAGGGAAATTGGGTCGTAAGTAGTGAACTTCTGTATCCAAAGGATAGTATATCATCACACAATGGTATTCCTGCTGAACTTATGTGTAGAGCTAGGGATTATGTC TTATTGTCATTTACGGAACACGAATTCCTAAAGcgaaaaacaatttcatctGTTATTAAATTGCCTCCtgatgaaattaaagaaatatttacaaatttagcAGTACATGAACCTAAGAAAGGATGGCATTTAGTCATTCCACCTACTAAAGAATTTATTGAAAG GTATCCTGAAATTGCACAAAGACAAGAAATGTTTTGGGaagcaaaacgaaaacatCTCCGCGAAGCTATGGAAGTTCACAATCAAATTCCACAACGTCAAAGACGGAAATCAAACAGAGAATCTGTTGGATctgaaaatgaagaaagaaacgtgGGACGCGGACGGAAAACGTTAAGAGATTCTTCAATGTCCGATAATGATAGTGTAATGGAACCagtaaaacataaaaaaactATTCGATCCCGCAAAGCATCTGAAACCACGTGA